One Triplophysa dalaica isolate WHDGS20190420 chromosome 1, ASM1584641v1, whole genome shotgun sequence DNA segment encodes these proteins:
- the si:ch211-260e23.9 gene encoding tumor protein p53-inducible nuclear protein 2: MIGKLLALVGAVQENNSDAAVETDDCANLLEFEDGEWVIINIHENQSLGSGEADILENLLIEHPSMSVYQMKPNEEDLGSEEEAEDIARHVPIRRHVSWQLSAWGSPLPSSNILLSMQRARVYNEQRKLTRGALNRQNLAKTSFSSSERRYGYFKQPTQRMYNF; encoded by the exons ATGATCGGTAAACTCCTCGCACTGGTTGGCGCCGTACAGGAGAACAACAGTGATGCTGCAGTTGAAACTGATGACTGTGCGAACCTCCTTGAGTTTGAGGATGGGGAATGggttattataaatatacacg AGAATCAGTCACTAGGCTCAGGTGAAGCAGACATACTGGAAAACCTACTGATCGAGCATCCCAGCATGTCTGTGTACCAGATGAAGCCTAATGAGGAAGACCTTGGTTCAGAGGAAGAAGCAGAGGACATTGCTAG GCATGTGCCAATCAGACGTCACGTTTCTTGGCAGCTTTCTGCATGGGGCAGCCCCTTGCCCTCCAGCAACATACTGCTCTCAATGCAACGTGCCAGAGTTTATAATGAGCAAAGGAAGCTGACCCGTGGCGCCCTCAACAGGCAAAATCTTGCAAAAACATCCTTTTCGTCTTCTGAGCGCCGCTATGGATACTTCAAACAGCCTACTCAACGCATGTACAACTTTTGA